From a region of the Mytilus galloprovincialis chromosome 3, xbMytGall1.hap1.1, whole genome shotgun sequence genome:
- the LOC143068114 gene encoding TNF receptor-associated factor 3-like has product MSSMSSRSIISTPAETPEFVELDLRNNSCPICSNVLRDCVQLPCGHKTCESCIDQLFNNSISEGTCPVNDEDCFAFSRIDVVPDYGTRREILKSKVYCPYKTNGCATTIEWQKLQNHKESCEHKPRECPNRNDGCQETLSFKDLTDHITNHCLYSLVSCPDCQTPVMRKDLQNHQDDCTRFPISCKFHCDVGVLPREEMKVHENACPKKLTKCPYSSAGCAFEGKENEINEHEKSALVYHLSLNQDYAKNMELQNFNIQHEMQILKDQKVHMEEEIIATRNDYRTLVQHYEGLKKDYVDFQMRVVSTVEKVFGMEELLKNVPSKHTTDNLGRELRSLKDNQEELNRKLSDFDRQGFTSGGDTRRGNTDPSSTEALKKQISNLEKQAAIQDIRLAELDLRFQILETASYNGILIWKIMDFARRKNDAVSGRTYSLFSQPFYTGRFGYKMCGRVYLNGDGMGKGTHLSLFFVVMKGEHDALMPWPFQQNIQMGLLDQQDGSSPVSDSFRPDTSSSSFQRPTTDMNTAVGCPMFVSHAKLETRKYLRDDTIFLKIAVDISGLPHH; this is encoded by the exons ATGAGTTCCATGTCATCCAGATCAATCATATCTACTCCAGCGGAAACACCAGAATTTGTTGAACTAGATCTCAGAAACAATAGTTGCCCTATTTGTAGTAATGTGTTAAGAGACTGTGTTCAGTTGCCTTGTGGGCACAAGACTTGTGAATCCTGTATTGACCAGTTATTTAATAATTCTATTTCGGAAGGAACCTGTCCAGTGAATGATGAAGACTGCTTTGCTTTTTCAAGGATTGAT GTTGTTCCAGATTATGGCACCAGAAGAGAAATTCTCAAATCCAAAGTCTATTGTCCATACAAAACAAATGGATGTGCCACTACAATAGAGTGGCAAAAATTACAG AACCATAAAGAAAGCTGTGAACATAAACCTAGAGAATGTCCAAACAGAAACGACGGTTGTCAAGAAACTTTATCATTTAAAGATTTAACAGACCATATCACTAACCATTGTCTGTACTCTCTTGTATCATGTCCAGATTGTCAAACACCTGTCATGAGAAAAGACCTTCAG aatcacCAAGATGATTGCACAAGATTTCCTATCTCCTGTAAATTCCATTGTGATGTAGGAGTGCTACCACGAGAGGAG ATGAAAGTCCATGAGAATGCATGTCCAAAGAAGCTTACAAAGTGTCCATATTCCAGTGCTGGCTGTGCCTTTGAG ggaaaagaaaatgaaataaatgagcATGAAAAATCAGCACTTGTTTATCATCTGTCTTTGAATCAAGATTATGCTAAAAATATGGAACTACAAAACTTCAATATACAGCACGAGATGCAG ATTCTGAAAGACCAGAAAGTACATATGGAAGAAGAAATAATAGCCACCAGAAATGATTATAGAACTTTGGTACAACATTATGAAGGTTTGAAAAAGGATTACGTAGACTTTCAG atgagagttgtctcaactgtagaaaaagtgtttggaatggaagaattattaaaaaatgttccCAGTAAGCATACAACTGATAACCTTGGACGAGAACTAAGGTCATTAAAAGATAACCAGGAAGAATTAAATAGAAAACTATCAGACTTTGATCGACAAGGTTTCACAAGTGGAGGAGACACAAGACGCGGTAACACAGATCCTAGTAGCACAG AGGcacttaaaaaacaaatttcaaatttggAGAAACAAGCAGCAATTCAGGACATTCGTTTAGCAGAATTAGATTTACGATTTCAAATCTTAGAAACTGCAAGCTATAATGGCATTCTTATTTGGAAAATAATGGATTTTGCTCGCAGAAAAAACGATGCTGTCAGTGGTCGCACATATTCTTTATTTAGTCAACCTTTTTATACCGGACGATTTGGATATAAGATGTGTGGAAGAGTATATTTAAATGGAGACGGAATGGGAAAAGGAACACATTTATCGCTTTTCTTTGTTGTTATGAAGGGAGAGCATGATGCGCTTATGCCTTGGCCTTTTCAACAAAACATTCAAATGGGATTATTAGATCAGCAAGATGGTTCATCACCAGTATCCGATAGCTTTAGGCCAGACACTTCAAGCTCTAGTTTCCAGCGACCAACAACAGACATGAATACTGCAGTAGGATGCCCAATGTTCGTTTCTCATGCAAAATTAGAAACGAGGAAATACCTGAGAGACGatacaatatttttgaaaattgctgTTGATATATCAGGTCTGCCACACCATTAA